One Acidimicrobiales bacterium genomic window carries:
- a CDS encoding LuxR C-terminal-related transcriptional regulator has product MHHEMLLVRRQRVVDLIRRATASTLTIVQAPFGYGKTVAVEQFAATGECRVTWVDGHHLTAGGLPRADRIGSPDETTVVVIEDMQLVDDPAALEALGHLVEAVPRHVRLLVTTRRRLDLPIARWRAQGLLAEIGPDDLRFRPDEVAAAFAHDPLSPADRAELHDLAERSEGWAAGLRLLTATPATGSVATPAGRALLDELLADQPDDVREFLTTTSVLARFTADLCRVVTGSADAGRLLDRVRRANLFLLPLDDEEVWFRYQPLFAELLRARLRERGGAEVRTLHHRAAGWFLDQDRPDAVGHLVAAGDGEHALDLLAADVQFMTTSDGIGRGVDWSAVFPPGWIAETPTRMVYVAAVLTRTGWIDHAADWMDRADRALRHAPRDDPARGLLAAARSIWHSFDDDPVRTIEVGNEALARLGDANPPLRRRLVANLAINHVQLDQHDEAEAYCALLDDTRSSELIRGLLVPALRARSAERQGALLRAESLARQSLGTGEALGVPFHAAGNEARVALARVLVEQGAFGEAEALLLATVDGYGERGWLTGVVVARVELARVRAARGGPAAGLAVVEELRRRDGEQPVPKSVRPVLDVLEAQLRIEVGDVNGASPLIDGLRPGIDRQLLDVTRALAQRDLRAATDLLDAVPVPDLRTRLVTDLRAARIAGLRADHDVRDRRLLDAASAGAREGFCHVFVEEAPELLPVLRSLAETRRQLLPLVVSLDGLQRHLSLAGGTDLTLSRRELSVLRYLPSDLTNPEIATQLDITTNTLKTHVRSLYRKLGVGSRAAAVRAARASGVL; this is encoded by the coding sequence ATGCACCACGAGATGCTGCTCGTGCGGCGTCAGCGAGTGGTCGACCTGATCCGCCGGGCCACGGCGAGCACGCTGACGATCGTCCAGGCGCCCTTCGGCTACGGCAAGACCGTGGCCGTCGAGCAGTTCGCGGCGACGGGCGAGTGCCGGGTCACCTGGGTCGACGGCCACCACCTCACGGCCGGCGGGCTCCCCCGAGCCGACCGCATCGGCTCACCCGACGAGACCACCGTCGTCGTGATCGAGGACATGCAGCTGGTCGACGACCCGGCGGCGCTGGAGGCGCTGGGGCACCTGGTGGAGGCGGTGCCGCGCCACGTGCGGCTGCTGGTCACCACCCGCCGCCGGCTCGACCTGCCCATCGCGCGCTGGCGGGCGCAGGGCCTGCTGGCGGAGATCGGGCCGGACGACCTGCGCTTCCGGCCCGACGAGGTGGCGGCGGCGTTCGCCCACGACCCGCTCTCCCCTGCCGACCGGGCCGAGCTGCACGACCTGGCCGAGCGCTCCGAGGGCTGGGCGGCGGGGCTCCGGCTCCTGACCGCCACCCCGGCCACCGGGTCCGTCGCCACGCCGGCCGGCCGGGCGCTGCTCGACGAGCTCCTGGCCGACCAGCCCGACGACGTCCGCGAGTTCCTGACCACCACGTCGGTGCTGGCCCGCTTCACCGCCGACCTGTGCCGCGTCGTCACCGGGTCGGCCGACGCCGGGCGGCTGCTCGACCGGGTGCGCCGGGCCAACCTGTTCCTGCTGCCGCTCGACGACGAGGAGGTGTGGTTCCGCTACCAGCCCCTGTTCGCCGAGCTGCTGCGGGCCCGGCTGCGGGAGCGGGGCGGGGCCGAGGTGCGCACCCTGCACCACCGGGCCGCCGGCTGGTTCCTCGACCAGGACAGACCCGACGCCGTCGGCCACCTCGTCGCCGCCGGCGACGGTGAGCACGCCCTCGACCTGCTGGCGGCCGACGTCCAGTTCATGACCACCAGCGACGGCATCGGCCGCGGGGTCGACTGGAGCGCGGTGTTCCCGCCGGGTTGGATCGCCGAGACGCCCACCCGCATGGTCTACGTCGCCGCGGTGCTCACCCGCACCGGCTGGATCGACCACGCGGCCGACTGGATGGACCGGGCCGACCGCGCCCTGCGGCACGCACCCCGCGACGACCCGGCGCGCGGCCTGCTGGCGGCCGCTCGCTCGATCTGGCACTCGTTCGACGACGACCCCGTGCGGACGATCGAGGTCGGCAACGAAGCGCTGGCCCGGCTCGGCGACGCCAACCCGCCCCTGCGTCGTCGGCTGGTGGCCAACCTGGCGATCAACCACGTGCAGCTCGACCAGCACGACGAGGCCGAGGCCTACTGCGCGCTCCTCGACGACACCCGCTCGTCGGAGCTGATCCGGGGGCTGCTCGTGCCGGCGCTGCGGGCGCGGAGCGCCGAGCGCCAGGGTGCGCTCCTCCGGGCCGAGAGCCTGGCCCGGCAGTCCCTCGGTACGGGCGAGGCGCTCGGGGTGCCCTTCCACGCCGCCGGAAACGAGGCGCGGGTGGCACTGGCGCGGGTGCTGGTCGAGCAGGGTGCGTTCGGCGAGGCCGAGGCGCTGCTGCTGGCGACCGTCGACGGGTACGGGGAGCGCGGCTGGCTGACCGGGGTGGTGGTCGCCCGGGTGGAGCTGGCCCGGGTGCGGGCGGCCCGGGGTGGTCCCGCCGCAGGACTCGCCGTCGTCGAGGAGCTGCGGCGGAGAGACGGGGAACAGCCGGTGCCCAAGTCGGTGCGACCGGTGCTCGACGTGCTGGAAGCGCAGCTGCGGATCGAGGTGGGCGACGTCAACGGCGCCTCGCCGTTGATCGACGGGCTGCGTCCCGGGATCGACCGGCAGCTGCTCGACGTCACCCGGGCGCTGGCCCAGCGGGACCTGCGGGCGGCGACCGACCTGCTCGACGCCGTCCCCGTGCCGGACCTGCGCACCCGGCTGGTCACCGACCTGCGGGCGGCCCGGATCGCCGGGCTGCGCGCCGACCACGACGTCCGCGACCGGCGGCTGCTCGACGCCGCCAGCGCCGGGGCCCGCGAGGGGTTCTGCCACGTGTTCGTCGAAGAGGCCCCCGAGCTGCTGCCCGTCCTGCGCAGCCTGGCCGAGACCCGCCGGCAGCTGCTGCCGCTGGTCGTCTCCCTGGACGGCCTGCAGCGGCACCTGTCGTTGGCCGGCGGGACCGACCTGACACTGAGCCGCCGCGAGCTGAGCGTGCTCCGCTACCTGCCCAGCGACCTGACCAACCCCGAGATCGCCACCCAGCTCGACATCACCACCAACACCCTGAAGACCCACGTCCGCTCGCTGTACCGCAAGCTCGGCGTCGGCTCCCGCGCCGCCGCCGTCCGCGCCGCCCGAGCGTCCGGCGTGCTCTGA
- a CDS encoding LuxR C-terminal-related transcriptional regulator, translating to MEHLRAATTRPLTLVRAPAGYGKTEALRQFADTAGLPTVWASPHPADFWGEIARALQGEAGPDDHLVADRLCDLAAALPDTTVMVLDGLDGVLDPTLARQLARFVELLPPTLRLVVATQRDLHLPTGRWRTQGRVAELDADDLRFGPDDTARLLNELGVPDVRDEVVAALTDRAEGWPAGVQLLATSPAGCDLDGDAARDLTHRTLGAQSPEMKDFLLTTSVLGRFSADLCRVVTGRPDAGRMLREADEAGLSVVSLDDDRAWFRYRRLFAELLRAELDRRHPGTARSLRRSAAGWFAARHDSRGAVHQLAGNADDLGEAFALVADDPYDAGWGHLVGTDWSTVFPAAWVEESPERMLHFAALVGRSGRFDHATEWLTRAEEALAGAPDDHPTRGLLLSAQALWNGVTLHARRAEELGAQALELPLPPEATAFHERVRVVMITTRMLLDDVDGAAALTDELDVPRSSEIMRSLMAPAFRARQALRRGQLRTAEDQARRVLRTAEAMGIPDHPGMRDAQVTLAGVLTERGEFDEAERLVGRAAEMADSLGWPALAALYRAELAQIRAARWDPCTGVGMLAEIRRSLRDHPVGPELYATLDRHEARLRLADGDVDGAAAHLRGVLPGIQRDLLALRLALTRDDRATATTLLAELEPANPRDRLVRDLCAARLAAARGDGAERDRHLLLAAQVGSTEGFGATFLSEAGQLLPALRRLTVRHHELHRLVARVDAVAARRGRPSRTRLSEREIAVLRYLPSGMTHHEIAGELGVSANTVKSHVRSLYRKLGVQSRPDAVTAARRTALL from the coding sequence GTGGAACACCTGCGTGCGGCCACCACCCGGCCGCTCACCCTGGTTCGGGCGCCGGCGGGCTACGGCAAGACCGAGGCGCTGCGCCAGTTCGCCGACACCGCCGGCCTGCCCACGGTGTGGGCCTCACCTCACCCCGCCGACTTCTGGGGTGAGATCGCCCGGGCCCTCCAGGGTGAGGCGGGACCGGACGACCACCTGGTGGCCGACCGGCTGTGCGACCTGGCGGCGGCCCTCCCCGACACCACGGTCATGGTGCTCGACGGACTCGACGGGGTCCTCGACCCGACCCTCGCCCGCCAGCTCGCCCGGTTCGTGGAGCTGCTACCACCCACCCTGCGCCTCGTCGTTGCCACCCAGCGCGACCTGCACCTTCCCACAGGAAGGTGGCGGACCCAGGGCCGCGTCGCCGAGCTCGACGCCGACGACCTGCGCTTCGGGCCCGACGACACCGCCCGGCTGCTCAACGAGCTGGGCGTCCCCGACGTGCGCGACGAGGTCGTCGCCGCCCTCACCGACCGGGCCGAGGGCTGGCCCGCGGGCGTCCAGCTCCTGGCCACCTCACCCGCCGGCTGCGACCTCGACGGTGACGCGGCCCGCGACCTCACCCACCGCACGCTGGGCGCCCAGTCGCCCGAGATGAAGGACTTCCTGCTCACCACGTCCGTGCTGGGCCGGTTCTCGGCCGACCTGTGCCGGGTGGTGACCGGTCGTCCCGACGCCGGCCGGATGCTGCGCGAAGCCGACGAGGCCGGCCTGTCCGTGGTTTCCCTCGACGACGACCGCGCCTGGTTCCGCTACCGGCGCCTCTTCGCCGAGCTGCTGCGGGCCGAGCTCGACCGCCGGCACCCCGGCACGGCCCGGTCGCTGCGCCGCAGCGCGGCCGGGTGGTTCGCGGCCCGGCACGACTCCCGGGGCGCCGTGCACCAGCTGGCCGGAAACGCGGACGACCTGGGCGAGGCGTTCGCGCTGGTCGCCGACGACCCCTACGACGCCGGGTGGGGTCACCTCGTCGGCACCGACTGGAGCACGGTGTTCCCCGCCGCCTGGGTGGAGGAGTCGCCGGAGCGGATGCTGCACTTCGCCGCCCTGGTGGGTCGCAGCGGCCGGTTCGACCACGCCACCGAGTGGCTCACCCGGGCCGAGGAGGCGCTCGCCGGGGCGCCCGACGACCACCCCACCCGGGGCCTGCTGCTGTCGGCCCAGGCCCTGTGGAACGGGGTGACCCTGCACGCCCGACGCGCCGAGGAGCTGGGCGCACAGGCGCTCGAGCTGCCCCTGCCGCCCGAGGCCACGGCCTTCCACGAGCGGGTGCGGGTGGTCATGATCACCACCCGGATGCTGCTCGACGACGTCGACGGCGCCGCCGCCCTCACCGACGAGCTCGACGTGCCGCGCTCGTCGGAGATCATGCGCAGCCTGATGGCACCGGCCTTCCGGGCCCGCCAGGCGCTGCGCCGGGGGCAGCTCCGCACCGCCGAGGACCAGGCCCGCCGCGTGCTGCGGACCGCCGAGGCGATGGGCATCCCCGACCACCCCGGCATGCGTGACGCCCAGGTGACCCTGGCCGGCGTGCTGACCGAGCGCGGCGAGTTCGACGAGGCGGAGCGCCTCGTGGGCCGGGCCGCCGAGATGGCCGACAGCCTGGGCTGGCCCGCCCTGGCCGCCCTCTACCGTGCCGAGCTCGCGCAGATCCGGGCCGCCCGCTGGGACCCGTGCACGGGCGTCGGGATGCTCGCCGAGATCCGGCGCAGCCTGCGGGATCACCCCGTCGGCCCGGAGCTCTACGCCACCCTCGACCGGCACGAGGCGCGGCTCCGCCTGGCCGACGGCGACGTCGACGGGGCCGCGGCTCACCTCCGCGGCGTGCTGCCCGGCATCCAGCGCGACCTGCTGGCGCTGCGGCTGGCACTGACCCGCGACGACCGCGCCACGGCGACCACCCTGCTCGCCGAGCTGGAGCCGGCGAACCCCCGCGACCGCCTGGTCCGCGACCTGTGCGCCGCCCGCCTGGCCGCGGCCCGCGGCGACGGAGCCGAGCGCGACCGGCACCTGCTTCTGGCTGCTCAAGTCGGCAGCACCGAGGGCTTCGGCGCCACCTTCCTGTCCGAAGCCGGCCAGCTGCTGCCGGCGCTGCGCCGCCTGACCGTCCGCCACCACGAGCTGCACCGGCTGGTGGCCCGGGTCGACGCCGTGGCCGCCCGGCGGGGCCGGCCGAGCCGCACCCGGCTGTCGGAACGGGAGATCGCCGTGCTGCGCTACCTGCCCAGCGGTATGACCCACCACGAGATCGCCGGCGAGCTGGGCGTCTCCGCCAACACGGTCAAGAGCCACGTGCGGTCGCTGTATCGCAAGCTGGGCGTGCAGTCGCGGCCCGACGCCGTGACCGCGGCCCGCCGCACGGCGCTGTTGTAG
- a CDS encoding Lrp/AsnC family transcriptional regulator — MSRQTGGVDALDTRIFDLLVEDARQSVTALAQRLRVARSTVQERIRRLERGGVVAGYTVRLGPAATGRRVTAHVAVTVDPKRSDHVQQTLRKIDGVRTLHTVSGPFDLIAVVAAETTAEIDSVLDRIGGISGVERTTSAIVLTTKFDR, encoded by the coding sequence ATGTCCCGCCAGACTGGCGGGGTGGACGCCCTCGACACCCGGATCTTCGACCTGCTGGTGGAGGACGCCCGCCAATCGGTCACCGCCCTGGCCCAGCGCCTGCGGGTGGCGCGCTCGACGGTGCAGGAGCGCATCCGGCGCCTGGAGCGCGGCGGCGTGGTGGCCGGCTACACGGTCCGCCTCGGCCCCGCCGCCACCGGCCGGCGGGTGACCGCCCACGTCGCCGTGACCGTCGACCCGAAGCGCAGCGACCACGTGCAGCAGACCCTGCGCAAGATCGACGGGGTCCGTACGCTCCACACGGTGAGCGGCCCCTTCGACCTGATCGCGGTGGTGGCCGCCGAGACCACCGCCGAGATCGACTCGGTGCTCGACCGCATCGGCGGCATCTCCGGCGTCGAGCGCACCACCTCGGCGATCGTCCTCACCACCAAGTTCGACCGCTGA
- a CDS encoding LuxR C-terminal-related transcriptional regulator yields the protein MATVNAIESSWRVVTPVGPELPALPERYIARPRLEQRLTEAIARSRVVAMVAPAVSGKTTLVAGWSATEAAPPLAYVALDSYDNELTRFCSKLVGGLQHVHPGFGASALSELAATSDARRFLDMLLPELTGLGRTVVMLDGLEAVTGPDVNTVIGDILVGLPDPLRVVLSSRSEPLLRLGLLRARGQLAEIPATDLAFDVRETASFLATFDTVPFGPDETLALHERTEGWTGGVKLAALAAAQHADPLAAIRGFTGSNRYVADLLGREVLEPQPPETRDFLEVTSVLRELDAELCDLVTQGTGSGAMLESLERAGMFLEAVDDERTRFRYAPLFREFLQRELHVLDPERQRAAHRTAAVELEERGDVTAAIDHYVAGGQEGDGVRLVLQHGQRYAADGEVEVLRSWLTVLPDHALTGDVRRMLEIGRLCLIPGLRDEAGMWLERARLRLDESDDAELVARHALFVGYAQAQLGDLEGATSQGHRVLAKASALQGHEQDWLRARAHHLIAAACASLDEFEAARRHRAAAPNETRGEVPTDSYSAWLCYREGRLDRAVEHANRILGENDWPWQWATVLIARAGVLRERNQLDEAEEDLGRAIELARRWDRPRATVFGSIEQAQVHYARGRSTAAFEALAAARPEVHGAYIGQLLDATEAALWLREGDVERSLTIRHELPETRLTALLDIRTAIVEGRLEQAQALVAANEGGARSVHDRISMRLLQARTLLARDPAAAGDALRWAIDIGRRERFVQVYVEDLGPLHGLLRQLAATGDDPYVFGLLAAMAQSDEDVPDHAHISESLSSREQVVLRYLPTNLSNKRIAAELHMSVNTLKTHLKSVYRKLGVGSRDEAVAHARHLRLL from the coding sequence ATGGCCACGGTGAACGCGATCGAGAGCAGCTGGCGAGTGGTCACCCCGGTCGGCCCGGAGCTGCCCGCCCTGCCCGAGCGCTACATCGCCCGCCCCCGGCTCGAGCAGCGCCTGACCGAAGCCATCGCCCGGTCCAGGGTGGTGGCGATGGTGGCGCCGGCGGTGTCGGGCAAGACCACCCTCGTCGCCGGGTGGAGCGCCACCGAGGCGGCGCCGCCGCTCGCCTACGTGGCCCTCGACTCCTACGACAACGAGCTCACCCGCTTCTGCAGCAAGCTCGTCGGCGGGCTCCAGCACGTCCACCCCGGCTTCGGCGCCTCGGCCCTCTCGGAGCTGGCCGCCACCAGCGACGCCCGGCGCTTCCTCGACATGCTGCTCCCCGAGCTGACCGGGCTCGGCCGAACCGTCGTGATGCTCGACGGCCTGGAGGCGGTGACCGGCCCCGACGTCAACACGGTGATCGGCGACATCCTCGTCGGCCTGCCCGACCCGCTGCGGGTGGTCCTCTCCAGCCGGTCGGAGCCGCTGCTGCGGCTGGGCCTGCTGCGGGCTCGGGGCCAGCTGGCGGAGATCCCCGCCACCGACCTGGCCTTCGACGTCCGGGAGACCGCCTCGTTCCTGGCCACCTTCGACACCGTGCCGTTCGGCCCCGACGAGACCCTGGCCCTGCACGAGCGCACCGAGGGCTGGACCGGCGGCGTGAAGCTGGCCGCCCTGGCCGCCGCCCAGCACGCCGACCCGCTGGCGGCGATCCGCGGCTTCACCGGCAGCAACCGCTACGTGGCCGACCTGCTCGGCCGCGAGGTGCTCGAGCCGCAGCCACCCGAGACCCGCGACTTCCTGGAGGTCACCTCGGTGCTGCGGGAGCTCGACGCCGAGCTGTGCGACCTGGTCACCCAGGGGACCGGCAGCGGGGCGATGCTCGAGAGCCTGGAGCGCGCCGGCATGTTCCTCGAAGCCGTCGACGACGAGCGCACGCGCTTCCGCTACGCACCCCTGTTCCGGGAGTTCCTGCAGCGGGAGCTGCACGTCCTCGACCCCGAGCGCCAGCGGGCCGCCCACCGGACCGCGGCCGTCGAGCTGGAGGAGCGCGGCGACGTGACCGCCGCCATCGACCACTACGTCGCCGGCGGGCAGGAGGGCGACGGCGTGCGGCTGGTGCTGCAGCACGGGCAGCGGTACGCCGCCGACGGCGAGGTGGAGGTGCTGCGGTCGTGGCTCACCGTCCTCCCGGACCACGCGCTCACCGGCGACGTCCGCCGGATGCTGGAGATCGGGCGGCTGTGCCTGATCCCGGGCCTGCGCGACGAGGCCGGCATGTGGCTGGAGCGGGCCCGCCTGCGGCTCGACGAGTCCGACGACGCCGAGCTGGTGGCCCGCCACGCCCTGTTCGTCGGCTACGCCCAGGCCCAGCTGGGCGACCTGGAGGGGGCGACCAGCCAGGGCCACCGCGTGCTGGCCAAGGCGTCGGCGCTGCAAGGCCACGAGCAGGACTGGTTGCGTGCCCGCGCCCACCACCTCATCGCTGCCGCCTGTGCGAGCCTCGACGAGTTCGAGGCCGCCCGCCGTCATCGGGCCGCCGCCCCCAACGAGACCCGCGGCGAGGTGCCCACCGACTCCTACAGCGCCTGGCTCTGCTACCGCGAGGGCCGTCTCGACCGGGCGGTCGAGCACGCCAACCGCATCCTCGGCGAGAACGACTGGCCCTGGCAGTGGGCCACCGTGCTGATCGCCCGGGCCGGCGTCCTGCGGGAGCGCAACCAGCTCGACGAGGCCGAGGAGGACCTGGGCCGGGCCATCGAGCTGGCCCGGCGTTGGGACCGGCCCCGGGCCACGGTGTTCGGGTCGATCGAGCAGGCCCAGGTCCACTACGCCCGGGGGCGCTCGACCGCCGCGTTCGAGGCGCTCGCCGCGGCCCGTCCCGAGGTGCACGGCGCCTACATCGGCCAGCTGCTCGACGCCACCGAGGCAGCGCTCTGGCTGCGCGAGGGCGACGTCGAGCGCAGCCTCACCATCCGCCACGAGCTGCCCGAAACCCGGCTCACCGCCCTGCTCGACATCCGCACGGCCATCGTCGAGGGCCGCCTGGAGCAGGCGCAGGCACTGGTCGCCGCCAACGAGGGCGGGGCCCGCTCCGTCCACGACCGCATCTCCATGCGGCTGCTCCAGGCCCGGACCCTGCTGGCCCGCGACCCGGCTGCAGCGGGCGACGCCCTCCGCTGGGCGATCGACATCGGGCGCCGGGAGCGCTTCGTGCAGGTCTACGTGGAGGACCTCGGTCCGCTGCACGGCCTCCTGCGCCAACTGGCCGCCACGGGCGACGACCCCTACGTCTTCGGCCTGCTGGCGGCCATGGCCCAGTCCGACGAGGACGTGCCCGACCACGCCCACATCTCGGAGTCGCTGAGCTCGCGTGAGCAGGTGGTGCTGCGGTACCTGCCCACCAACCTCTCCAACAAGCGCATCGCCGCCGAGCTGCACATGTCGGTCAACACGCTGAAGACCCACCTCAAGAGCGTCTACCGGAAGCTCGGTGTGGGCTCGCGCGACGAGGCCGTCGCCCACGCCCGCCACCTGCGACTTCTGTGA
- a CDS encoding DUF5655 domain-containing protein: MTLEEYFSTGPERERPIFEAVMAHLDSVGDVHVEPLSVGIYLKRSQTFAVLTPMTRWVALGFSLPHRVESRRIARKVEPAGAHYWHTVNLRTADDVDADVRDWVTEAYLSSPE; the protein is encoded by the coding sequence ATGACGCTGGAGGAGTACTTCTCCACCGGCCCCGAGCGGGAGCGACCGATCTTCGAGGCGGTGATGGCCCACCTCGACTCCGTCGGCGACGTGCACGTGGAGCCGCTGTCGGTCGGCATCTACCTGAAGCGGTCCCAGACCTTCGCCGTCCTCACCCCGATGACCCGGTGGGTCGCCCTCGGCTTCTCGCTCCCCCACCGCGTCGAGAGCCGCCGGATCGCCCGCAAGGTCGAGCCGGCCGGCGCCCACTACTGGCACACCGTGAACCTGCGCACCGCCGACGACGTCGACGCCGACGTCCGGGACTGGGTGACCGAGGCCTACCTCAGCTCCCCGGAGTGA
- a CDS encoding LuxR C-terminal-related transcriptional regulator: MAGWDWVDTNWRLVEPGAPVVPSLPRYYVPRPRLHRLLDHALEDAKVTLLRAPAVSGKSTLISGWHAEGGRPAMAYVSLERLDNDPTRFWDRVFHELRLGVGRRNGDLVDIDTGTHARQLLQLHLPELVGRERSVLVLDRADVLTDPDTCQVLGEFLLDLPASLRVILSGRAEPAPALRAGLLRARGQMTEIHADDLAFTRDEMVEFFTHFADLDLGADHVDALYERTEGWIGGVTLAGLALLRHVDTGAHVHHLTGSSRYVAELLAAEVFDPQPPEVREFMLATSVLDVMDGPLADVVSGVTGGAATLDKLERSGMFVEAMDEQRTSFRYRPLFQEFLRHRLRLLDPDREVAAHLAAAQELESRGDIGPAISHFVGAGESDHAIRLLLSHGERVAAAGNVDELRSWLAALPDRALTGDVYQLLQVCELCAMVGMREEVVLWLERARWRLEGSDDQLMSALRALISGYANAGYGRFEAALVDGHRVLLLETGGGPADAELRMRAHHLLVGIYAALDQLDEARHHRAEAPSDATGNVLSHALSSWLSFREGRLEHAVTYAEELIAQSRKPWEDAMPLVTRGAVRRERNQLVEADADLLAGVEAGRRWARTSIELLGSIELALLRFAQRRQSEAFAILTDARPKAHGSYLLQRVEQTEASLWLRAGDVERSLFGREELPDGRLTAELDVRLALAVGPTDEVPERLAVFEAGMQSLQERITAQLLRARLALAWDDDTKAEHHLRTAIEWARREQFVQLFAEDLPALEPVLRGLVSGYDDAYPFSLLAAIAERDPVLPVNGSVVMVGDYESLSDREQIVLRYLPTALSNKRIAAELHMSVNTLKTHLKSIYRKLGAGSRGESVAHARELHLL; the protein is encoded by the coding sequence GTGGCCGGCTGGGATTGGGTAGATACGAACTGGCGACTCGTGGAGCCCGGCGCACCAGTGGTGCCGAGCCTGCCCCGGTACTACGTGCCACGGCCGCGGCTGCACCGCCTCCTGGACCACGCGCTGGAGGACGCCAAGGTCACGCTGCTCCGGGCGCCCGCGGTGTCGGGCAAGAGCACGCTGATCAGCGGGTGGCACGCCGAGGGCGGCCGGCCGGCGATGGCGTACGTGTCGCTCGAACGCCTCGACAACGACCCCACCCGCTTCTGGGACCGCGTGTTCCACGAGCTCCGGCTGGGGGTCGGCCGCCGCAACGGCGACCTCGTCGACATCGACACCGGCACGCACGCCCGGCAGCTCCTCCAGCTGCACCTCCCCGAACTGGTCGGCCGCGAGCGGTCGGTGCTCGTGCTCGACCGGGCCGACGTGCTCACCGACCCCGACACCTGCCAGGTGCTCGGCGAGTTCCTGCTCGACCTGCCGGCCTCGCTGCGGGTGATCCTGTCCGGTCGGGCGGAGCCGGCGCCGGCGCTGCGGGCCGGGCTGCTGCGGGCCCGGGGCCAGATGACCGAGATCCACGCCGACGACCTCGCCTTCACGCGTGACGAGATGGTGGAGTTCTTCACCCACTTCGCCGACCTCGACCTGGGCGCCGACCATGTCGACGCCCTCTACGAGCGGACCGAGGGCTGGATCGGCGGCGTCACCCTCGCCGGCCTCGCCCTCCTGCGCCACGTCGACACCGGCGCGCACGTCCACCACCTGACCGGCAGCAGCCGCTACGTCGCCGAGCTGCTGGCGGCCGAGGTGTTCGACCCGCAACCGCCCGAGGTGCGCGAGTTCATGCTGGCCACCTCGGTGCTCGACGTCATGGACGGTCCGCTCGCCGACGTCGTCTCCGGCGTCACCGGCGGGGCGGCCACGCTCGACAAGCTGGAGCGCTCCGGCATGTTCGTCGAGGCGATGGACGAGCAGCGGACGTCGTTCCGCTACCGGCCGCTGTTCCAGGAGTTCCTGCGCCATCGCCTGCGGCTACTCGACCCCGACCGCGAGGTGGCGGCCCACCTCGCCGCGGCCCAGGAGCTCGAGAGCCGCGGCGACATCGGGCCGGCGATCTCGCACTTCGTCGGCGCCGGCGAGTCCGACCACGCGATCCGCCTGCTGCTGTCCCACGGCGAGCGCGTCGCTGCCGCCGGCAACGTCGACGAGCTGCGCAGCTGGCTGGCGGCGCTCCCCGACCGGGCCCTCACGGGTGACGTCTACCAGCTGCTGCAGGTGTGCGAGCTGTGCGCGATGGTCGGCATGCGCGAGGAGGTCGTCCTGTGGCTCGAACGGGCCCGCTGGCGCCTCGAGGGCAGCGACGACCAGCTCATGAGCGCTCTACGCGCCCTGATCTCGGGGTACGCCAACGCCGGCTACGGGAGGTTCGAGGCCGCGCTGGTCGACGGCCACCGCGTGCTGTTGCTCGAGACGGGCGGCGGCCCCGCCGATGCCGAGCTGCGCATGCGCGCCCACCACCTCCTGGTCGGCATCTACGCCGCGCTCGACCAGCTCGACGAGGCCCGCCACCATCGGGCCGAGGCCCCGTCCGATGCGACGGGCAACGTGCTGTCGCACGCCCTCAGCTCGTGGCTGTCGTTCCGGGAGGGTCGCCTCGAGCACGCGGTGACCTACGCCGAGGAGCTGATCGCCCAGAGCCGCAAGCCGTGGGAGGACGCCATGCCGCTGGTCACCCGCGGGGCGGTGCGGCGGGAGCGCAACCAACTGGTCGAGGCCGACGCCGACCTGCTCGCCGGGGTCGAGGCCGGTCGCCGCTGGGCCCGCACCAGCATCGAGCTGTTGGGCTCGATCGAGCTGGCCCTGCTGCGGTTCGCCCAGCGCCGCCAGTCGGAGGCCTTCGCCATCCTCACCGACGCCCGGCCCAAGGCCCACGGCTCCTACCTGCTGCAGCGGGTGGAGCAGACCGAGGCGTCCCTGTGGCTGCGGGCCGGCGACGTCGAGCGCAGCCTCTTCGGCCGGGAGGAGCTACCCGACGGCCGGCTCACCGCCGAGCTGGACGTCCGGCTGGCGCTGGCGGTCGGGCCGACGGACGAGGTGCCCGAGCGGCTCGCCGTGTTCGAGGCCGGCATGCAGTCGCTGCAGGAGCGCATCACCGCCCAGCTGCTGCGGGCCCGGCTGGCGCTCGCCTGGGACGACGACACCAAGGCCGAGCACCACCTGCGCACCGCCATCGAGTGGGCCCGGCGGGAGCAGTTCGTGCAGCTGTTCGCCGAGGACCTGCCGGCGTTGGAGCCCGTGCTGCGCGGGCTGGTGAGCGGCTACGACGACGCCTATCCCTTCAGCCTGCTGGCGGCGATCGCCGAGCGGGACCCGGTGCTGCCGGTGAACGGGTCCGTGGTGATGGTGGGGGACTACGAGTCGTTGAGCGACCGGGAGCAGATCGTGCTCCGCTACCTGCCGACCGCCCTGTCCAACAAGCGGATCGCCGCCGAGCTGCACATGTCGGTCAACACGCTCAAGACCCACCTCAAGAGCATCTACCGCAAGCTCGGTGCCGGCTCACGGGGCGAGTCCGTGGCCCACGCCCGTGAGCTGCATTTGCTTTGA